The proteins below come from a single Pyxidicoccus trucidator genomic window:
- a CDS encoding ABC-F family ATP-binding cassette domain-containing protein, giving the protein MSLVIAQDLCLSYGKKVLFDNDNFTLGPRDRVGLVGANGTGKSSLMKILAGVSQPDSGTVQYARKARAGYLPQEIAGLPEGTVVEAVLSTVPGRDTMEARLRETEAALAEATDEDDQLELSQSLADLHAELDDFENRYGKHHAERILKGLGFRDADLLKPTSALSGGWRMRAALAGLLLQDPDLLLLDEPTNHLDVPTLTWFDDFMRRSNKALVLISHDKDFLNRQINRVVSLELEGVREYAGNYDDYKRLRAEEKELLRARAEKVEARRAELQGFIDRFGAKATKARQAQSRAKMLEKMEKVQVLEERTTMHFRFPEVERSGRDVVTLEDITKRYGAQTVYDGLSARLERGQRIAVVGANGAGKTTLLKMVAGELVPDTGKVTLGHNVVVGYYAQHHADKLDRQNTIIEEVRPLAADKPESYVRGVLGAFLFSGDDVTKPIGVLSGGERARVALAKLLLVPSNFLLMDEPTNHLDLDSSEMLIEALKSYTGTLLFVSHNRSFINNLCTHVWEVAGGKLTPHPGNLDDYLYHQQQLRQAADAAAAAAGLARGDKPSSGPVTEKDRKRMEAEARQRRSVVEGPLKKEIAKLEERIAAIEAEQKAREAQLADPALYNDFARAKPLMDTHRAGKEELESLYSRWEAAQEKLAEASASLG; this is encoded by the coding sequence ATGGAAAGAAGGTCCTCTTCGACAACGACAACTTCACTCTCGGACCCAGGGACCGTGTAGGTCTGGTGGGCGCCAATGGGACGGGCAAGAGCTCGTTGATGAAGATCCTGGCCGGGGTGAGTCAGCCCGACTCCGGGACGGTGCAGTACGCCCGGAAGGCCCGGGCGGGCTACCTGCCCCAGGAAATCGCCGGCTTGCCCGAGGGGACGGTGGTGGAGGCGGTGCTGAGCACCGTGCCCGGCCGCGACACCATGGAGGCCCGGCTGCGGGAGACCGAGGCGGCGCTTGCCGAGGCCACCGACGAGGACGACCAGCTGGAGCTGTCCCAGTCCCTGGCGGACCTGCACGCGGAGCTGGACGACTTCGAGAACCGCTACGGCAAGCACCACGCCGAGCGCATCCTCAAGGGCCTGGGCTTCCGGGACGCGGACCTGCTCAAGCCCACCTCGGCGCTGTCCGGCGGCTGGCGCATGCGCGCGGCGCTGGCCGGGCTGCTCCTCCAGGACCCGGACCTGCTCCTGCTGGACGAGCCCACCAACCACCTGGACGTGCCCACGCTCACGTGGTTCGACGACTTCATGCGCCGCTCCAACAAGGCGCTGGTCCTCATCTCCCACGACAAGGACTTCCTCAACCGGCAGATCAACCGGGTGGTGTCCCTGGAGCTGGAGGGCGTGCGCGAGTACGCCGGCAACTACGACGACTACAAGCGCCTGCGCGCGGAGGAGAAGGAGCTGCTCAGGGCCCGCGCTGAGAAGGTCGAGGCCCGCCGCGCGGAGCTGCAGGGCTTCATCGACCGGTTCGGCGCCAAGGCCACCAAGGCGCGGCAGGCGCAGAGCCGCGCGAAGATGCTGGAGAAGATGGAGAAGGTGCAGGTCCTCGAGGAGCGGACCACCATGCACTTCCGCTTCCCGGAGGTGGAGCGGAGCGGGCGTGACGTGGTGACGCTGGAGGACATCACCAAGCGGTACGGCGCGCAGACGGTGTACGACGGCCTCTCCGCGCGACTGGAGCGCGGGCAGCGCATCGCCGTGGTGGGCGCCAACGGCGCGGGCAAGACGACGCTGCTGAAGATGGTCGCGGGCGAGCTGGTGCCGGACACGGGCAAGGTGACGCTCGGGCACAACGTGGTGGTGGGCTATTACGCGCAGCACCACGCGGACAAGCTGGACCGGCAGAACACCATCATCGAAGAGGTGCGGCCGCTCGCGGCGGACAAGCCGGAGAGCTACGTGCGCGGCGTGCTGGGCGCCTTCCTCTTCAGCGGCGACGACGTGACGAAGCCCATCGGCGTGCTCAGCGGCGGTGAGCGCGCGCGCGTGGCGCTGGCCAAGCTGCTGCTGGTGCCCTCCAACTTCCTGTTGATGGACGAGCCCACCAACCACCTGGACCTGGACTCGTCCGAGATGCTGATTGAGGCGCTGAAGAGCTACACGGGCACGCTGCTCTTCGTCAGCCACAACCGCAGCTTCATCAACAACCTGTGCACGCACGTGTGGGAAGTGGCGGGCGGGAAGCTGACGCCGCACCCGGGCAACCTGGACGACTACCTGTACCACCAGCAGCAGCTCCGTCAGGCGGCGGATGCCGCGGCGGCAGCGGCGGGCCTGGCCCGGGGCGACAAGCCGTCCTCGGGGCCGGTGACGGAGAAGGACCGCAAGCGGATGGAGGCCGAGGCGCGCCAGCGCCGCAGCGTGGTGGAAGGCCCCCTCAAGAAGGAGATCGCGAAGCTGGAGGAGCGCATCGCCGCGATTGAAGCCGAGCAGAAGGCGCGTGAGGCGCAGCTCGCGGACCCCGCCCTCTACAACGACTTCGCGCGCGCCAAGCCGCTGATGGACA